In Lewinellaceae bacterium, a single window of DNA contains:
- a CDS encoding MerR family transcriptional regulator, translated as MHQEDKENLKRYYSIGEVAKMFEVSKSLIRFWENEFDFLKPHKNSKGDRRFTVQNIEQLNLIYELLKERGFTIDGARRELTRLQEWEKEKGEWIGRLEKVREGLRGLQEEE; from the coding sequence ATACACCAGGAAGACAAAGAAAACCTCAAGCGCTACTACAGCATCGGGGAAGTGGCCAAGATGTTTGAGGTTTCCAAATCGCTGATCCGCTTTTGGGAGAACGAGTTCGACTTCCTCAAGCCGCATAAGAACAGCAAGGGGGACCGGCGCTTCACGGTGCAGAATATCGAGCAGCTCAATTTGATCTATGAGTTGCTCAAGGAGCGGGGTTTTACCATCGACGGGGCGCGGCGGGAGTTGACCCGGCTGCAGGAGTGGGAGAAGGAGAAGGGGGAGTGGATTGGAAGGTTGGAGAAAGTGAGAGAGGGGTTGAGGGGGCTACAGGAGGAAGAATAA
- a CDS encoding TIR domain-containing protein — protein sequence MNQYQLQYFTADSSGRIVRLGFEPDEPSTLGWSALYRRICAIVSSDDELKSQLVPFLQSDQAGRTIQILFVKNSHLGNRIFYYNLCRHGKLRRVESPLGSKEMSLPEMTQCPIITIGLYDIMSIYEESPGLDFEPDTEIIDWKKQRIENKLLYKINLDHRVKFLDSSIWQRYIPLYTTVEQVGETKFDPPELSCSFDKRMAALLKKIIGYYELGLYESVAAVTTLEFNCRMLLNSFIQKAGDRGHHETVTPFKFHSETVMEQKCERLIQFFEKERESGKKLSDLRWNMLMVDDHSDTPLSSIKGSKQVNSNSHLSNKKSIIGKLLTATGKAGNSRLNIEATGITSSDKEIISQGVKKLKETSYDIILLDYLLGQSESNPKLKAYGHEFLLEMATGSDRKLLHRGPMGRFWVFPISSFPHAFTDKLHQLNIDGSNRRWYIAYGGDPITTPELFRTNFYRLILRQITEYYLHEAALTRWPSQFMGIKDKDVWRKAVESQIHIEQQKLKLLANHRENSPFMEEMEKFLEKQAQYLAFWKNLEEWLKKVEQYKRGNSPAELITGLHVLHQSHSGFESVCKSLEEQLLAFTYNAETSLLERAIHAKTNNYTQVDFNDEPLFHFPGELPKVFSGLKDLNVSGCKLSGLPVSIAGLLKLRTLNLSNNSNLMHIPASDMLAHCVELRQLNLRGTHIGQVLVEKNIEPFANSRPEVLNLLKAVQEHCSMLNSEEEKGNTIFISYAREASIMKSRLVTHLVPLRRMGLVTIWDDGETIPGQEWNAEIKKNLLSAQIILLLIDADFMASNYIWEVEIPLAQERHEQKKCKIIPIYVNHIYSGVLTLKKYQSLPMGPEEPITSFSNQDRAWSLVAAGVMRVVMSLHDKS from the coding sequence ATGAACCAATACCAACTTCAATATTTTACTGCCGACAGCAGTGGCAGAATAGTCCGGTTAGGCTTTGAGCCCGATGAGCCTTCCACATTGGGCTGGAGTGCTTTATACCGCAGGATTTGCGCCATTGTGAGTTCTGACGACGAGCTAAAAAGCCAGCTTGTGCCATTTCTTCAAAGTGATCAAGCCGGGCGAACAATTCAGATATTGTTTGTCAAAAACAGCCACCTTGGCAATAGAATATTTTACTATAATTTGTGCCGCCACGGTAAGCTCCGCAGAGTAGAATCGCCTTTGGGGTCGAAGGAAATGTCGCTGCCCGAAATGACACAGTGCCCCATCATTACTATCGGCCTGTATGACATCATGTCTATTTATGAGGAATCCCCTGGCCTGGATTTTGAACCCGATACCGAAATCATCGACTGGAAAAAACAGAGGATAGAGAATAAGCTGCTCTATAAAATCAACTTAGACCATCGGGTAAAATTTCTCGATTCTTCCATTTGGCAGCGATATATCCCATTATACACTACTGTGGAACAAGTTGGAGAAACCAAGTTTGACCCACCGGAGTTATCCTGTTCTTTTGATAAGCGAATGGCGGCCTTACTAAAAAAGATCATTGGATATTACGAATTGGGGCTTTACGAATCTGTGGCAGCGGTAACAACTCTTGAATTCAACTGCCGGATGCTGCTCAACAGTTTCATACAAAAGGCAGGCGACCGGGGGCATCACGAAACTGTCACCCCCTTCAAGTTCCATTCAGAAACCGTCATGGAGCAAAAATGTGAACGATTGATCCAATTTTTTGAAAAAGAACGTGAAAGTGGAAAAAAACTGTCTGATCTTCGCTGGAATATGCTGATGGTGGACGACCACTCCGATACGCCACTGTCCTCCATTAAAGGTTCTAAGCAGGTAAATAGCAACAGCCATCTAAGCAATAAAAAATCTATCATTGGAAAATTATTGACAGCTACAGGCAAGGCCGGCAACAGTCGCCTGAATATTGAGGCCACCGGCATTACAAGCAGCGATAAAGAAATTATTTCGCAAGGAGTCAAAAAACTGAAGGAAACCAGTTATGATATCATTTTGCTGGACTACCTGCTGGGGCAAAGCGAGAGCAATCCCAAATTGAAAGCATACGGTCACGAGTTTCTCTTAGAAATGGCTACAGGATCTGATCGGAAGTTATTGCATCGGGGGCCAATGGGACGCTTTTGGGTTTTCCCAATTTCTTCTTTCCCTCATGCCTTTACCGATAAGCTGCACCAACTTAACATAGATGGGTCTAACCGGCGTTGGTATATTGCTTACGGCGGAGATCCCATCACCACTCCGGAACTATTCCGGACCAATTTTTACCGGCTTATATTACGGCAGATCACAGAGTATTATTTGCATGAAGCGGCGTTGACGAGGTGGCCAAGCCAATTTATGGGAATCAAGGATAAGGATGTATGGCGCAAAGCCGTAGAGTCGCAAATTCATATAGAACAACAAAAACTAAAACTCCTGGCCAATCATCGGGAGAATTCGCCTTTCATGGAGGAAATGGAAAAGTTCCTCGAAAAGCAGGCTCAATACCTTGCTTTTTGGAAAAATCTGGAGGAATGGCTGAAAAAAGTTGAGCAATATAAACGAGGAAATTCACCGGCCGAGTTGATCACCGGCCTTCACGTTCTTCACCAATCCCATTCCGGTTTCGAGTCCGTGTGTAAAAGCCTGGAAGAACAACTGTTGGCATTTACCTATAATGCAGAAACAAGCTTATTAGAACGGGCTATTCACGCCAAAACAAATAACTATACGCAAGTAGATTTCAATGATGAACCTCTTTTTCATTTTCCAGGTGAATTGCCAAAAGTCTTCTCCGGGCTGAAAGACCTAAATGTATCTGGATGTAAACTTTCCGGGCTCCCAGTCTCTATTGCCGGCTTGCTTAAGCTGAGGACGTTGAATTTAAGCAACAACTCTAACCTCATGCATATTCCGGCATCTGATATGTTGGCCCATTGTGTTGAACTTCGGCAATTGAACCTCAGAGGAACGCACATTGGACAGGTACTTGTTGAAAAAAACATTGAGCCTTTTGCCAATAGCAGGCCAGAAGTATTAAATCTTTTAAAAGCCGTTCAAGAGCACTGTTCGATGCTGAATTCTGAGGAAGAAAAGGGAAATACAATTTTTATTTCCTATGCAAGAGAAGCTTCAATCATGAAATCCCGCCTTGTTACCCATCTTGTTCCTCTGAGAAGAATGGGATTAGTAACCATCTGGGACGACGGCGAAACTATTCCCGGACAGGAATGGAATGCAGAAATAAAGAAAAACCTGCTTTCCGCCCAAATCATATTGCTCCTTATCGATGCTGATTTTATGGCTTCGAATTACATTTGGGAGGTGGAAATTCCCTTAGCCCAGGAGCGGCATGAACAAAAGAAGTGTAAAATAATTCCCATTTATGTTAATCATATCTATTCAGGGGTTCTAACGTTAAAAAAATATCAGAGCCTTCCCATGGGCCCGGAAGAACCTATCACTTCATTTTCCAATCAAGATCGAGCATGGTCTTTAGTCGCCGCCGGCGTGATGAGGGTCGTAATGAGTTTACACGATAAATCATAA
- a CDS encoding SPOR domain-containing protein, with translation MLTQYLILIIIGAIIGMGVVLSIVKAIMGGMMGAPMMNNGYYPPNYHGSGLVAAFGSLFVFLVLFGAIYLAYQVRNNEGPFSAPAEQPVKTWVDELKAEDSRAPQSGLLSPDLQEGLTPASNLDNRNNWQNPSEPQPAQWAGIIPTSFGFSTGSTQQETKERHAIPEPKEESYYVPEERFYIQAGAGSAEAAALEAVRRLQRQLPGRAWLGVKEDDAELFKFLVGPFSDSQSAQEAQGRWGLKGFVRDASQDGIEVFSVN, from the coding sequence ATGCTTACACAATATTTGATCCTGATCATCATCGGAGCAATAATTGGAATGGGAGTCGTCTTGTCGATCGTAAAAGCGATAATGGGGGGCATGATGGGAGCCCCAATGATGAACAACGGCTATTACCCTCCCAACTACCATGGCAGCGGCCTTGTCGCCGCCTTTGGAAGCCTGTTCGTTTTCCTTGTCCTGTTCGGCGCCATTTACCTGGCTTATCAGGTGCGGAACAACGAAGGCCCTTTCTCCGCTCCGGCTGAACAACCGGTGAAAACCTGGGTGGATGAACTGAAGGCCGAGGATAGCCGTGCTCCTCAGAGCGGCTTGCTCTCCCCGGATTTGCAGGAGGGCCTCACGCCGGCCTCCAACCTGGACAATCGAAACAACTGGCAAAACCCGTCCGAGCCCCAGCCCGCTCAGTGGGCAGGCATCATCCCCACCAGCTTCGGTTTCAGCACGGGTAGCACGCAACAAGAAACGAAAGAAAGGCATGCGATACCGGAACCGAAAGAAGAAAGCTACTACGTACCAGAGGAGCGCTTTTACATCCAGGCCGGCGCCGGCAGTGCCGAAGCTGCTGCCCTCGAAGCAGTGAGAAGGCTGCAGCGGCAGCTGCCCGGCCGGGCATGGTTGGGCGTCAAAGAAGACGACGCCGAGCTGTTCAAATTCCTGGTAGGGCCTTTCTCAGACAGCCAGAGCGCCCAGGAAGCCCAGGGCCGCTGGGGCCTCAAAGGCTTTGTCCGGGACGCCAGCCAGGACGGGATCGAAGTGTTTTCTGTAAATTAA